The following is a genomic window from Danaus plexippus chromosome 28, MEX_DaPlex, whole genome shotgun sequence.
AATTACGATACGGAACGTGATTTTATTGGAATAATATGacttagaaacaaaaaaaataactggcaACACATTACGAATAGCACAAAATATgtgataaatgtttattgattGATATCTAGGTAAAAAAggattttcaatataatactgtcaagaaaaatgaaaatctGGAAAGATGaggaaagtattttattaaataatttatatccgaacaaataaattattcccCCAATTAGTTATAATccttctattaatatttttttttttgtgtacgTATGAATGTCCATTGCTCTTTGACACGAAACTGCGCAGTGTATGTTGATGAGATTTACCAATTTTATAGCTTAGAtgtcagaataaaatatagattataatttatgcaaaaatatcaattagttTCTTAAGGAGCCCGTGATGGAAATAGTATTTTGATggtgatattataaattcgattaccgtttattaatatttctgtatCTTTGAACCCAAAACTAAAGTCTAGTATCTTTTGTACGttgtaaaacaaaagataGTTTGATAGTTCTTTATTTCCTggtcttaataaattttgacgaTGTCATTTTGAAAAGGCACTCTAATAAAATCGTAAAAGATCATTTTAACTGTAAGTCACACCTTTAAGATAAATGTCGATTGTCGCGCCGTAATTTTctctttaagatataaaaggGACACATTAAAATAGACTATTTTTAACCTGACTTGCGTAaatctgttatatattattaatatatttaaacaaagcaCTCAACCCACTCATATAACCGAAaatctataaacatatttcatctCGATTcagtattagaaaatatgactatttcatttatatataaataaatataattaataatacatatacactAAATTCAATACAACTACATTACGTCGAACGCTATGGATAATTtcgaaatttttatcaaaatcaatgACCTTTCAAAGTTTACGTAAAACACGTGTCGTTGTACAATGATTCTCAAAACCATTACACACATATCCATGGTATAAAAGTGGTTCAGTTTTAGTTTACAATCATTGTACAGTCAAGGTAAACGGTCATCATGTACAGCCTGGTCCTCGCCCTACTCTTCGCCCAAGCTTGCTTGGTTCAGGTAattgagaaataatattttagtattaaattaaaacatttctccAAAATGTAAGTTAACGAGACCAAAGAAAACTATGGGGGCGAATACTCGTGTGTTatcacaaattataatatttacggttgataaaaatatatatatatgtatacaatttttactagacaatatttttgacattaaatcaatattcgTGTAGAAGATAGATTCatgcttattatttatgatgaaaagatataattaagttttccaACGTTACAtgtaaaacacaataaaattcatttatattgcaGAATGCATACAGCCAATGCTTAAACAACGTTTATGGCGCCGGCCTCGCATATCCAGGTGCCTACGGTTTAGAGGCTGGACTTGCAGGTGCTTATGGTTTAGAGGCTGGACTTGCAGGCGCTTATGGTTTGGAAGCTGGACTTGCAGGTCCTTTCGCTCTGGATGCAGGTCTGGCTCCAGCCGCTTTCGGTTACCCAGCTGCTGGGCTAGCTGGCGCTTACGGAGGTGCTGGTATAGGAGATATAGCAGTCGCTGGTGAGATGCCCGTCGCTGGAACCACCCTCGTCGCTGGACAGGTGCCCATACTCGGAGCTGTTCGCTTCGCTGGTGACCTGCCGGCCGCTGGCACAGTCTCGATCACTGGAGGTAGCGCCTGCGGTTGCGGACGCTATCTATAAATTTCTGATGAATTTTGACTTTGAATGTTCATTAAAGAGTTCTAATGGCtacatctattttaatttctcaaactttccaacatataatatacgttCAATTAAACTGAAtacaaaaaacttaacaattaAGAGAATCGACGTCGGTCAACACGTTAAAATGTCCCAATAATAGCAggataagaatttaaaactattttttaaccaGTAGGTACACGATTGTAGTGTTTACTGACAATAAAATACCTAACACTCCTTTATGTAAGATTTAAGCGTGTACACATTGAATTTGAACcaagttttttataactcCACGCTACTACTTTGATCGTGAcggacactttcatctcgtctgtcggtgatcacggttgctgtaaaggaatcGAAATATCGGGAACTTAAAAAACGCGTAATATTCGAAAACTTAGTTtcggattaaattaaaaactatataatatactaacggactgaatatatataatattacactgGATATCCCCATGAGGTGTGGCCATTTTCTGCGATTATCTATGCTAACTTATAAATGTTCTTAAATTACTTACATCACacgaaaaaataagaaaaatcaaCAATGAAGTATGAAAAATGTCCTAAATATGcgtataataagaattttgttttgttatagcagaaagaaaaataaaaatctttagaaTATGGCAACATTAAAGATATAACCGATCCAtaggttatttatattttatttaccttttagAATCACGATGTGACAAACCTTGaccgttttttaatattatttacgaatTATTAgagttttaaaagtaactttttagttataaaatcttataatattttaatatttttaaattattttgaattcaatCATCGTTACAGCCGACACAgctgtttttgtttaatgacagttatattttaatcatcacTTATAAGTTATACAGCATACTAACCTTGAGTAAAATGTAACACTATCCAATAGCgttcttataattataacctATTGTATTTGTTGATTTGAAATCTTTTgcttcatgaaatattttatattattaaaatgttcaaaagaAAACCCttgtattatacatattaggCAGACCGACTCGAAAACTTCTACTTAAAGCACTGAGCTACTTTCttcaattaattcattaaaaagcATTGATTACAaatggtaaaattttatagaaacagaattgaaattttatgtgaCACTAATCAATTTCGTAGTCtatctatcgcatgtcgcattacataTGGTGTCTGAATAGGGGTAAATTGAAGTGCTGGGCTTGCTTCggcttgttttattatattctacttCACCTCGCGAGTGTGACATCTCGGCAGTATTTGAGTGTTTTAATCACAACTGTGCagtgtcattattatttatgtcatctaaatttatctatatatttttatttatttatacattcattatatatttattcatgatGTATGCATAGTGAATTCAAAAATGTGTTATTATGTTTCGTCTTCATTGATTTcgattaaaaatctttatatcaaTGACCTACATCCAAATGTTTACTGAAAACGTCGATTATATGTCTTAAACATATATGGcacagataattataaaaacaaatgctaGAGATATATGAAAAACTTATTAGCCTAATAGACATTTGATTTAGAAAAATCTGTCATTTCGAGGgtagttgatatttttttttaaataaaatactgcaatttcttttaatttttcaatagcCATTACTTTATTGGATTTAATagggaataatatacaagactATAGCAACACTGATAATGtgtgtttgaataaataaaacaacataatgGCAACACTTTAATCtacaaatcattaaataactatagaacattgatgaaataaaaacttctttacACTTTGTCTTATTGTATTGATTACAGTTAAGTTTTTAACTGGTTGGTTTAGGTATAACTGTGTGGTTTATTCCGTCATCCAGTAGAATCTTGAGCCGAATCTGGCTGGATTCTTCTCAGCGTTCTCCGGCAGGCCTGGTGTAGCATCTGGGTATACGGCCTTCTCTTCGACAGGTGGTTTTGGTCTGAAAAAAGTATGAAGATATCACCTCCAGCtatcattttagttttatataataaaccattttttattttgagatcAGTTTCAGAGAGAAAAAATTTcacctatatattatttgaagtgaagtaataaattatatatattgaactaAATGAGTCTtagttactttataatttaaaaaatactctttGCTGTATCtaacataatttaacttaacaatttaatatgtgATCAACTTCAATAACACATAAGAACACAATATATAAGGATTTTCTTTTACTGCCATAATGGCCAAAATGCCCGTAGAATgccacatatatgtatattaattaaattgataataccTCTTAGTTTCGTGAACCCGAGCCTCACAGAAGTAACCGAAGGGCGGACGTTCAAGATTCAAATTCTCCAACATGCACTTATCAAACATGCCTTGAGTTTTACGACAGctgaaatcaatatttattaatatagaaaatgtataaagagGTTTTACTGGGAAAATAACTAAGATAATTAAAGTCCAAATTACCACTTATTATATCGGGGATTCAACTATCttagtatatttaaacataagtcAGAGATTAGCGAACAAACAGACGGATAGACATAaggagaaatattttattatatgcacCATGTACATATGCATTTGGTAAATAACagatactttattattacatacggacaacatcaattaatattatatatatatatatgtatatgaatttttattattgtgagtgttgaatataaaactttttttgcaTCACTTTGGCAGAATACTTCATTCCTTTTCTGCGatgttcttaaaatttatccaAACTGTATTTGGTTGGGCTGATTGATGATCACTTTATTTCATCATGTTCCATCATTCAGTCTTGTTGCTAGCAGAATACATGTATGCactagtaatttaatatagttttagtgaacactacacatatatataaacatactcACTGTTGCAGACCATAGTCTCCAGAACTTTTATCAATGCAATTAGTATATTGGTTGAATTCAGCGAGACAAGCTTTCTTCACCTTCCTGAAGAACTCCAATGAGCAGGCTGTGACGGCCTTACCCTCGTTGATACACTTGCGAGGATCGTTTTCCTCGAAACGACACAACATGAACtcctagaaaaaaataatacgatcaaagaaatatacttacaaataagtttttcaaacgtttttgaatattctgtgataaattataatgtataaataaataaataaggaaattACAAATAGTTACAAGTggtaatatcaaaataacaaaaatgacataatatgtacatataaaaaactaactgATACCTTCATTTGATagattatcattatttattttaaatacatagatataaagttaaaatttataatattaattatgtatatatcaataGACTTTGCAATTTAGTCTTCAACTGGTTCACTTGTGTTTGgagtcataataataaaatactaacgtctaatatacagaaatacagcaattaacatatattatgtggtttaaacaacattaaagacaattatctttatattacacttttgaatttattcttcttatatacacaaaatataaataaagtcaaaTCTTATTACGCATTCTGATACTccttattattaagtaaaaggGTTtcttaaaacacattttcaaTAGAATAACTGTCCAAAGAAAGTCTCGGAGcaataataaacatcaaaaCATAACCTATTACATATATGATTATGCAATCAATTTATTCACATAACGGCGCAACAAGAACTGTTTGTTAATTctgaaataacaataatgagCCAAACATACTAACATTATTAGCTTGCTCGCAATATTTTCCTAGATGAAAGGAGCCAGCTCGTAAAGTAGCAGTGGACAAATTGATTTCTTCCACGGTCAATTCGGACTCTTCTGGTAGATGGATGTCGGCGGTCAACACcattgttgtttaaattaatctcaCTCACAATTTGGATATTCAaatctaattaaaatgttttaattcttCCACAATATTCGTGGaagaaaatagaaatgttatgcttataaaactaaatgtcaGGCAAATTGATAAAGAGTGAGATAGACATATCTAGTCTACATTGCAAGAAAGAGAGAAAAAACAGTTCATGTAGATTTTAGTTTTATCGGATATCACTAGTCAATATGACAGTGACAATGACATGAATTTTCCATTACACGTAAAGTTATtgaaacacaaatataattttaaattcaaaccaGATTTTTgacatactatttttaaaactactttgtttaatgatgtaaaaaataaaaataacttttttttatatatgcatatttatttctttatgggAATTAATTAATGACTAGACAGAATAATAACATAGATCAGAATCATTTCAACATTGAAAAAAGATGAACTTGTTGGTAACAATCATTTAATGACTGCCGAAGAAATCTTCTTGCTCTTGGGTGAATTTAGCATCATTACctgcaaataataaatgataatggtacaagtaaataatttataataatgaacagacaaaaaatatacatcaatGCGACAGTACCTTCATAATATTCTCTTGTTTCATCTGGGATTTGATAAAGTTTAGGAATATCGAATCGGTTTTCCTAAAACAcagaatagaatattaaaaccgTTGTTTAATTCGTAAATACTTACAAAAACCAAGATTATTTTTTCACGTACTGAGTCATAATTCCTCCTACCCATCCTGGGAATGTTTTTGCTTGGAATGGTCTTGATAACGTAACCCATCATGCTCTGATCGAACGGACCGTCAGCTTCACTACTTCTGCCCACCCGCGGTACGttatttggttttataaaagaacttTCTACTTCAACTAAACACTGCACGAGACAGAACGCCGCTAACACAAGGACTGCCTTTGACAccatgatttttaaaaaacttggAAATACGTTACTTGTTGATCGGAGTTGAGAATTGTATgccaaaaacaattttttggagtttttatataccaaaaatatatgtaaattatccCATTTCTATGAAATGCTGCTGCGCCCGTATGTTGATTGGTAGAATACCAATGGGCCGAGATGTCTATCAATGATGATGGGCGTATAAAGATTCcgatattcaaatttttaacaaaaatactggcggtttaactaaattaaagttttttaatcgaCTGTTCtctataatgtataaatgtgatcatgtaaaatatttcaagaaatCGTTATGCCTTATGGAATTTTGTAtcagacaaatattttagtgaacAAACCTAgactagtaataaaaaaattttcattagacTGTTTTAGTTGTATAGACTACATactataaactataattactgcatatttaaattaggttCGAAGACAAAcagctttatattataacgatAAAATTTAACGATAATTTAGAacgataaaattttctactatttaaaaaattcatgaaATATACCATAATATTcgcaaaaaataaatgtaaattcaacaatagatattttttaataagttatattttatatagaaggAAACCATTGTGGTTTTGGCATAATACGTGATGTATGTTGCGTATAAACTGTTTAAGAAAGGCATAAAACAGAAAGACCGATAACATGTcagcattattatttacattgagACGGaagaaattaatagtaaagtAGAATAAAAGTGTTTCGGATGAAATTCGTAtccaacataatttattaaaatttaatttgctgctaaaatttttatatgttgggTCTcgtaaaatatagataatacttttgttaaacaacaaataaagagtaaaaagtatgttttaaatatatgaataaattcattattgaGTAACTAATATGTACGTGTCATAAGCTGTCTCATTATTTTCGCTGACACTCATGATATACAATCGATTTTGTCGAGCTCTAATGTTATCTAAGACTCGccaatattcatttaaataaaaatcatcttcgtgatcacggttgttgcATAGTAACCGATTCATTGattgatgtaatttaaaataattaaaatggcgtagtacatccgaaactattagttttatttagtcaAACTCTATTCACGGAAGCATGTACTTGTCAAAAATTAcatgtcaataatttttttttttcttttttatgttaatttttttgtcttattatcattatttattataataacatagttgtaagggttattttttttttgtaactaacaAATGGAGTAAATtgtctgaaataaacaaattattataataacattaaaaatttttgatataactgtctaattattaatatttttgtgatagTTTCtctataattgttattacttttCTTAGGAATTTGTCGATTGCACGTACATATTTGCTGTCTCAGTGGTTAGTATGTCAATGTCACGTTTTTGCCgccatttattttttgatatcagCTTTTTTGcgatacatttatatgtattttatatcgattaatgtacatatacaattatttgtattttatatcgatTAATGGTAAATCGTTTTGATAAGTCGATCCAACGAAATaaacttgttttaatttataattgtttccgTATATcgcaattaataattatggtcttgtttttttttttcaataatatgttaGAATGAATTTATCGAgtacattaattttgaaaatgtccaaatatttttttaataggtaaaaataaaaaacagattAATACTGTCACAGAGAGTATGAAACAACGGGATATCGTATAGAGGATAGTAATGaaacacatattaaaaatatattttatacaatttttatctattataaatCAGGGTGCACATCATTTTGCCAGCACGGCCGGTATGAACACTTTATATTTGGGTGTGTCCCCGCCTTTTTCAATAGCAGCTTTCACTAGTGAGAACGGATCCAATTTCTTCTTTACCACCAGAAATctagaaaaatacatattaaataacgtaAATACAGTtagtacaatttttatatcttacatACTATGTGTGAACGCGACTTTATCCcgattgtatattataattatttacacatcattgaaataaattaaacctatggattatataataaaagtaaacataagtttttttaacgtGAGCTATTTTCTAGATAATGTTCGTTCAGAACCGGTcagtacatttaataatatatatatattaatatataatacctcTGACTGTTACTGTTGTAGCTTTTAGAGACGAGCCCGTGGTTCTGGGCGCACTTGTGTAACGCCGCCCTCTCCTCTTTTGAGAATTCGTTCGTGAACACAAGCTCCACGTCAAAGTCATCCGAGGCTTGGAGACGCTTCATTAGTTTCGTGCCCGCCGCCCTGATGTGATGCATACCCGGCGTCGACCCCAAACCAGATCGTTTACCCTGTGGGTAGTTCGATAAattctcttaataaaaaataaaaaactattaaaccgCACATCatgtatgaagaaaaaataaattgctatgtatgttataagatttcaaatttaattagttttcttgaacttattcaatttcatttaaacttatacAGCCAACaaggaatacattttattagctctattacacacacacacacacacgcactcACGCACTAACGCACTCAcgcacacgcgcacacacacacagatatcctcattataaaatatatgaacagaCCGTCTGTAGATGTGGTTGTATAGGTTCTTGGATACCCTGGGCATCGACACCCAGACCTCCTCCCTTCCACCCCATGAGCTTCATCATTCTATAAATTACACAAGGTGAGTAAagaatctaaatatatatattattataattattgctaCTAGCAACACTTGcgtttcattgttttaaatgtatatacatgCTGTATAACAACCAAAGCGTCTGGATCATGTATACCAGGATATTTATCAAgtgaaaattattctaaacaaTGACTTAACGGCAAGAACAACTTACTTGACAGCAACGCTGTTCTCAACCTTCGTCCCAGAATCCTCTTTCTTCCTGAAGACttcgttaatttttaatttatctattttattgctCTTGTTTTCTCTGACCAGTAAGCACACGCAGTGCTTTTTCAGTTTCTGGACATATAACATTTACTTATGtactcataaatatataactatatatatatgtataatacaaacaagtcaaatgttgccataaatcattacattatttgctaccataattatattagattgataatttttttctcaatcatgcaagtttttgtattttagcTCGGTTTAATTCCTTATGTAAGCATAGTAGTACTACTTCTatgtacacacacatatacacatatatatatatacacttacTTTCCAAGCTAATTTCTCGGCAGCCTCTCTGGCCAATGCTTTAGTAGTTCCGGGGGCCTCGGCTATCAAGTCTTCGTTTATATGAATGGTGTACACATTGTCCTCATACGAAAATGTGGTATTCAGTTTGCAAGCCTGACAGCTACCTGGAATTACAAGATTACTTCACCCGTTTTGATGtaactttacaataaaacaaatcaatgTAATGTCAGTagtgagtattttgaaatttcttaTAGATTATtgctttgtaattaaaaactatacagAGGCAATCTAATgcatatatatgcatatatttatgtCTCTATGAAGCtagtcatatttaaaatatgctgAACTCATGTTACTACAAGTCATAGAAGTTGGTGTTATTCAGTGGCGTGAATATAAGCACTGTTATAGATGCAAGTAAGCACTGCATACCCTAcccatataacaactaaacctatattgtttaattcttactcacatacatttaatcacatattacgaaatacaaatgtctacagatatttcaaaatgacaTTTGAATTCGCCATttggtaaaatttataaaagtgccatctatcaacgtaaaaactaacattttcgaCCGCAACTATGCACAACTATGCAACTATGCACAACTACTCCGCGCTTATATTCCATGCAAATAACCAGAAAGACGATCTAATCTACGATCTCGTGTTGATGTGGCTCAGAGGTAgttgatagatttataaaatatatatatgttagtttTGATCGGACTGCTGTAACTTTAAGtgcgaatattatcaatgtttaaatgaaactaatactttCGGATTGACTACGcgtattctattatttttcaaaaattacatactcaAAACGTTTCAGTTACATTGcatcaaccgtgatcacggcatacatctcgtctgcccgttaaaagtaataaaatacgcgtagtaatctgaaaatattagtttcatttaaatggaaactcgctaaagtcttagatctaattattttcaatgtttgaGAGGAGAACATTATggtgaaaatagttttttttttctcgaaCCCTACTGCTGCTTACCCTACCCGAAATCTCTGTGCACGTCACTGgagttattaaagaaatagttaatttataatatatgtaagaattgcaaaaattatcatatatatatattttagtaatatttggGGTTTccctaaaaataatcaaaaacatttctttttaatctgTATGTCTATGGTAGGGGAAATCCcgaattataaaaacagattGCATATCGCTCAATATGATAGTTATGTCgccttaaacattaaaataacttaaatcatATAGTACAATAGTGGGTGTCGGTAAGTAGAGGcgtctttaaattaaagtccctcgccgcgtctgtctgtctgttcgggataaacggaaaaactattACACCGATCAACGAgtagttatcaccactcgatagcgtgattctcgggcaaggttttagtatataatttaagtttttgtatttacttgtgtgtacattaacgatatttatttaagatgtcGGGACAACATGAGCCGCCTGAGatcttttaacgaaaactctgcctaaagtctttgagatataacaaaataatatatggtggaattgtgtatcttatacaggtctacagaaaagtccgcggtggcatatgtctataccttaaggataacatactatatccaatttacaacttttaaaaattgacattcctaaagcgtttattggaaagctatttacataaaatacggtattaagtcttatcaaaataaatttcttcgttttcaagcctacatcagtatctgtaaattactttttaaatcatttgaatTGGGCGTACCGTTTGAAACTTATCAtagtataagtttaataattctcaaatgaaataggctattttatatttttttgtaaagaatcCGTGCGAAGTTGGGactggtatatatatatatatatatatatatactaacaaACCAATTACGTCACTGATACATAAATGTACGAACTCAATTAAATTCAGACAACAGAAACATTTAATCAAATGTTTTACCTTATTCCCTAGTTCCTACCATCGGTTACAGTATTAGACTAAAAACTGAAAGTTTCTAGTCACATATTCACATAACTATGACAGTAATGTATGCAAAACTGAATTAAAGTTATAGTTACAacactatataattatatagtaatatctatattattataaaagttcagattattatatatatatatgtgtatgtgtgtgtctaTTTGTTAAACGTAATGTTCCAGTATAGCCCTTAAAATCTCTATGATTGAAAAAACTCTGATAatcatataattgaaattcatTTTAGTTTGCCGATGTCATTGTTTGTATagaagttaattatttaaaaaccaatcaaatcgtttaattaaatagccTTTGAAAATACTCACTCTGTATGTTCCCCAACTTGGTCATACTCGTGTTTATCAATAGAACAAATCTCCCGAACGGCGTTTCGAACATTGTGTCATCAAACTTGCTGACGTCCACGCACTTTACCTTCGATAATTCTTTTAGGTAATCAATAGATATAGGTTTGCTTGTCGTTTGCGAGATTTTGGTCTCAGTTTCACTGTCGGTTGTTGTTGAATCAACATTATTTGGTTGAttctcattattttcatttttaatttttgtatgtaccTGCTGTCCTTGGGGTACAAAGTCTATTTTGGGTGCTTTGTTCGGAGGTTTCCCTTTTACGAGTCCACCTTTTCGTTTTTTACCCTTAGCCTTAACTGCAGCTGCCTCAGAGGCGGATACGAAGGTTCTTTGTAGCTTCATCTTCTTCATTTTTCTATATTCTTCTGcaaccttaaaaaatatgttaaaatataggtAGGAAGAGCATCACACTAGTAAATAtaggttataatatatttacttcgtTCGATAATCTAGAAACTTCTAGCATAACTTCGTTTGGATACCGACAGCCCATAAACTCTATGTTAATGAATACTCTGGCCAAACAGACGAGCCTATCTTCAGGATACATGTTTTTCCATCGTTCCATAAAGGCCTTTCTTAATGACCATTGCTCTTCGCTTTCATGATCATCTCTATAATTATCTACATCCCAAGACACGTtaaaagacatatttatgttttgttttatcaaatgactgtttaatagaaaatttacattttaaataaatcgttatattatcaaaacagTACTAGTGTTGAAGTTTAGACACTGACGGGTCCAAAGCATGACACTACCATGCTTTTATGACAGATTTGGtggaaaaaatatgacatgatattattattttaatattaaatttcttctgTTTG
Proteins encoded in this region:
- the LOC116776362 gene encoding NADH dehydrogenase [ubiquinone] 1 alpha subcomplex subunit 8: MVLTADIHLPEESELTVEEINLSTATLRAGSFHLGKYCEQANNEFMLCRFEENDPRKCINEGKAVTACSLEFFRKVKKACLAEFNQYTNCIDKSSGDYGLQHCRKTQGMFDKCMLENLNLERPPFGYFCEARVHETKRPKPPVEEKAVYPDATPGLPENAEKNPARFGSRFYWMTE
- the LOC116776243 gene encoding NF-kappa-B-repressing factor-like, whose product is MSFNVSWDVDNYRDDHESEEQWSLRKAFMERWKNMYPEDRLVCLARVFINIEFMGCRYPNEVMLEVSRLSNEVAEEYRKMKKMKLQRTFVSASEAAAVKAKGKKRKGGLVKGKPPNKAPKIDFVPQGQQVHTKIKNENNENQPNNVDSTTTDSETETKISQTTSKPISIDYLKELSKVKCVDVSKFDDTMFETPFGRFVLLINTSMTKLGNIQSSCQACKLNTTFSYEDNVYTIHINEDLIAEAPGTTKALAREAAEKLAWKKLKKHCVCLLVRENKSNKIDKLKINEVFRKKEDSGTKVENSVAVKMMKLMGWKGGGLGVDAQGIQEPIQPHLQTGKRSGLGSTPGMHHIRAAGTKLMKRLQASDDFDVELVFTNEFSKEERAALHKCAQNHGLVSKSYNSNSQRFLVVKKKLDPFSLVKAAIEKGGDTPKYKVFIPAVLAK
- the LOC116776283 gene encoding uncharacterized protein LOC116776283 gives rise to the protein MVSKAVLVLAAFCLVQCLVEVESSFIKPNNVPRVGRSSEADGPFDQSMMGYVIKTIPSKNIPRMGRRNYDSENRFDIPKLYQIPDETREYYEGNDAKFTQEQEDFFGSH